In Geobacillus kaustophilus, a genomic segment contains:
- a CDS encoding YhcN/YlaJ family sporulation lipoprotein: MRRPWLAVAFGTAVALAGCAQTAEDENTDIYKRSGNTINVTNRNELYNENGVPNGDDTPMNNFGYVRHQKSPILGDANGYNDMPSFNREKAADLISKLCTQLPGVKDVATLVTDEEVLVVYDADTNNRQLTADQVKKTALSVVPRYYHVYVADNPQLMKDIERFGRLDSNTRNIDQILDATIQRMLNYPQGKKLSDGENENGEMINETNDELDRDFRDGTPRATKAGR; encoded by the coding sequence ATGAGACGACCATGGCTGGCCGTTGCGTTCGGGACGGCCGTCGCCCTAGCCGGCTGCGCGCAGACGGCCGAGGACGAAAACACCGACATTTACAAGCGGAGCGGCAACACGATCAACGTCACCAACCGCAACGAGCTGTACAATGAAAACGGGGTGCCCAACGGCGATGACACGCCGATGAACAACTTCGGGTACGTCCGCCATCAAAAAAGCCCGATCCTCGGCGATGCAAACGGCTACAACGACATGCCGTCCTTCAACCGCGAGAAAGCGGCTGATTTAATCAGCAAATTGTGCACCCAGCTGCCGGGCGTCAAAGACGTCGCTACGCTCGTCACGGATGAGGAAGTGCTCGTCGTGTATGACGCGGATACGAACAACCGGCAGCTAACGGCCGATCAAGTGAAAAAGACGGCGCTTTCCGTCGTTCCCCGCTACTACCATGTGTATGTCGCCGACAATCCGCAGCTGATGAAGGACATCGAGCGCTTCGGGCGCCTTGATTCGAACACGCGCAATATCGACCAAATTCTCGATGCGACGATTCAGCGGATGTTGAACTATCCGCAAGGGAAAAAACTGAGCGACGGGGAAAATGAAAACGGCGAAATGATCAACGAAACAAACGATGAATTAGACCGCGATTTCCGCGACGGCACGCCGCGGGCGACGAAAGCGGGGCGCTAG
- a CDS encoding phosphatidylglycerophosphatase A, with protein sequence MSEFIMNNLEQTARRWLEERGVTVEKIAELVYYLQSKYHPDLTMEECIENVNRVISKREVQNAILTGIQLDKLAEDGRLDEPLQSIIRRDEGLYGVDEILALSIVNVYGSIGFTNYGYIDKQKPGILQYLNDKSTGKCNTFLDDIVGAIAAAASSRLAHRAANAE encoded by the coding sequence ATGAGCGAATTCATTATGAACAATCTGGAACAAACAGCTCGGCGCTGGCTTGAGGAACGGGGGGTGACCGTGGAAAAAATTGCAGAGCTCGTGTATTACTTGCAATCAAAATATCATCCCGATTTAACGATGGAGGAGTGCATCGAAAACGTCAACCGCGTCATTTCGAAACGTGAAGTGCAAAATGCGATTCTAACCGGCATCCAATTGGATAAACTCGCCGAAGACGGCCGGCTCGATGAACCGCTGCAGTCGATCATTCGCCGCGATGAAGGGCTGTATGGCGTCGACGAAATTTTGGCGCTGTCGATCGTGAATGTGTACGGATCGATCGGGTTTACGAACTACGGCTATATCGATAAGCAAAAACCGGGCATTTTGCAATATTTAAATGATAAATCAACCGGCAAATGCAACACGTTTTTGGACGACATTGTCGGCGCCATCGCCGCGGCGGCGTCAAGCCGCCTGGCGCACCGGGCTGCCAATGCCGAGTAA
- a CDS encoding DUF3055 domain-containing protein, with protein MGERFYLYDDTVETAVRFVSFVGERQRFDLALIETDRFYGKWLVLDLQSNRFAILGRDDLEEPGYIEHAYQLNEQDANDLRAFLEEHLS; from the coding sequence ATGGGCGAACGGTTTTATTTATACGACGACACCGTCGAAACGGCCGTCCGCTTCGTCAGCTTTGTCGGCGAGCGGCAGCGGTTTGATTTGGCGCTCATCGAAACGGATCGTTTTTACGGGAAGTGGCTCGTGCTCGACTTGCAAAGCAACCGCTTTGCCATTCTCGGGCGCGACGATTTGGAGGAGCCGGGCTATATCGAGCACGCTTACCAGCTCAATGAGCAAGATGCCAATGATTTGCGCGCCTTTTTGGAGGAGCATCTCTCATAA
- a CDS encoding ABC transporter ATP-binding protein, whose translation MAAKTPLLKAENIGIQFGGLKALSGVTMELYQGELVGLIGPNGAGKTTLFNLLTGVYVPTDGRIMLDGETLNGLPPYKITRKGISRTFQNIRLFGELSVLDNVKVAYHAHARHSIASSILRLPSHFRGEKEMEEKAIEFLNIFQLDGVMHEKAKNLPYGQQRRLEIARALAAQPKVLLLDEPAAGMNPQETKELMKLIAFIRERFALTILLIEHDMSLVMGICERIYVLDHGQLIAEGTPEQVRSNPKVIEAYLGEEVS comes from the coding sequence ATGGCGGCAAAAACACCGTTGCTTAAGGCAGAAAACATCGGCATCCAGTTTGGCGGGCTGAAGGCGCTCTCCGGTGTGACGATGGAGCTTTATCAAGGGGAGCTTGTCGGGCTCATCGGCCCGAACGGCGCCGGGAAAACGACGCTGTTTAACTTATTGACGGGCGTGTATGTGCCGACTGACGGGCGGATTATGCTTGACGGCGAGACGCTGAACGGCCTGCCGCCATATAAAATTACGCGCAAAGGGATCAGCCGGACGTTTCAAAACATTCGTCTGTTCGGCGAACTGTCGGTTTTGGACAACGTGAAAGTCGCCTACCATGCGCACGCCCGCCATTCGATCGCGAGCTCCATTCTCCGCCTCCCGTCCCATTTCCGCGGTGAGAAGGAGATGGAAGAAAAGGCGATCGAGTTTTTGAACATTTTTCAGCTTGACGGCGTCATGCACGAGAAGGCGAAAAACTTGCCGTACGGCCAGCAGCGCCGGCTTGAGATCGCCCGGGCGCTGGCGGCGCAGCCGAAGGTGCTTTTGCTTGACGAGCCGGCCGCCGGCATGAACCCGCAGGAAACGAAGGAATTGATGAAGTTGATTGCCTTTATTCGCGAGCGGTTTGCTTTGACGATTTTGTTGATTGAGCATGACATGTCGCTTGTGATGGGCATATGCGAGCGCATTTACGTGTTGGATCACGGCCAGCTGATCGCCGAAGGAACGCCGGAACAAGTGCGCAGCAACCCGAAAGTGATCGAGGCTTACCTTGGCGAGGAGGTGTCGTGA
- the lipA gene encoding lipoyl synthase yields the protein MATKEEHVRKPDWLKIKLNTNENYIGLKKLMRENRLHTVCEEAKCPNIHECWAVRRTATFMILGSVCTRACRFCAVKTGLPTELDWQEPERVAESVRIMNLKHVVVTAVARDDLKDGGAAVFAETVRAIRRKNPFTTIEVLPSDMGGVYENLKILMDARPDILNHNIETVRRLTPRVRARATYERSLEFLRRAKELQPDIPTKSSIMVGLGETKEEIMEAMDDLRANHVDILTIGQYLQPTKKHLKVVKYYHPDEFQELKEIALSKGFSHCEAGPLVRSSYHADEQVSEAAKARQLKA from the coding sequence ATGGCGACGAAAGAAGAACACGTCCGCAAGCCGGACTGGTTGAAAATCAAGTTGAACACGAACGAGAATTATATCGGTTTAAAGAAGCTGATGCGGGAAAACCGTTTACATACTGTTTGCGAGGAAGCGAAGTGCCCAAACATTCACGAATGCTGGGCCGTACGGCGGACGGCGACGTTTATGATTTTAGGCAGTGTCTGCACGCGCGCCTGCCGCTTCTGCGCTGTCAAAACCGGACTGCCGACGGAGCTTGATTGGCAGGAGCCGGAACGCGTCGCGGAATCGGTGCGCATCATGAACTTGAAACACGTCGTCGTCACCGCCGTCGCCCGCGATGACTTGAAAGACGGCGGGGCGGCGGTATTCGCCGAAACGGTGCGCGCCATCCGCCGGAAAAACCCGTTTACGACGATCGAGGTGCTGCCGTCGGATATGGGCGGGGTGTATGAAAACTTGAAAATTTTGATGGATGCCCGCCCTGACATTTTAAACCATAACATCGAAACGGTGCGCCGCTTGACTCCAAGGGTGCGCGCCCGCGCGACGTACGAACGTTCGCTTGAGTTTTTGCGGCGCGCGAAAGAATTGCAGCCGGACATTCCGACGAAATCGAGCATCATGGTCGGCCTTGGGGAAACGAAAGAGGAAATCATGGAAGCGATGGACGATTTGCGCGCCAACCATGTCGACATTTTGACGATCGGCCAGTATTTGCAGCCGACGAAAAAACATTTGAAGGTTGTAAAATATTACCATCCAGATGAGTTTCAAGAGCTGAAAGAAATCGCATTGAGCAAAGGGTTCAGCCATTGCGAAGCCGGCCCGCTCGTTCGCTCGTCGTACCATGCCGATGAGCAGGTGAGCGAGGCGGCGAAAGCGCGGCAGTTGAAAGCGTAA
- the hepT gene encoding type VII toxin-antitoxin system HepT family RNase toxin: MYFVDRKKLEETLSCMEQMLDRYKAEERWDEPLRQLALERIAHVVIEAVLDVGNAMIDGFIMRDPGSYNDIIDILADERVISTADADRLKAFIAYRKMLVHEYTRVDHEKLLADLSEHLPALEAYPKAVRAYLESELGPVSAFRN, encoded by the coding sequence ATGTATTTTGTCGATCGCAAAAAATTGGAAGAAACGCTCAGCTGCATGGAACAAATGCTCGACCGTTACAAGGCCGAGGAGCGATGGGACGAGCCGCTTCGGCAATTGGCGCTCGAACGGATCGCTCATGTCGTCATCGAGGCGGTGTTGGACGTCGGCAATGCCATGATCGATGGGTTTATTATGCGCGACCCGGGCAGCTACAACGACATCATCGACATTTTGGCGGATGAGCGAGTGATTTCAACCGCGGATGCCGATCGGTTGAAAGCGTTCATCGCCTATCGGAAAATGCTTGTGCACGAGTATACGCGCGTGGACCATGAGAAATTGCTTGCCGATCTGAGCGAACATTTGCCGGCGCTTGAAGCGTATCCGAAGGCGGTGCGCGCTTACCTGGAAAGCGAGCTCGGCCCGGTGTCGGCGTTTCGCAATTGA
- a CDS encoding homoserine dehydrogenase codes for MEKPIFVGLLGFGTVGSGVVKIIENHQEKLMHQVGCPVKVKKILVRDVQKPRDVAVDLSLLTTSAAEVIDDPDIDVIIEVMGGIEETKELLLRALRQRKHVVTANKDLMAVYGSELLRVAAEYRCDLFYEASVAGGIPILRSLVDGLASDRITKLMGIVNGTTNYILTKMSQNGASYEDVLAEAQALGFAEADPTSDVEGLDAARKMAILARLGFSMDIDLDDVQVKGITQVTEEDLNYGKRLGYTMKLIGIAQRDGQKVEVSVQPTFLPDSHPLASVHNEYNAVYVYGEAVGETMFYGPGAGSLPTATAVVSDLVAVMKNMRLGVNGHYAVSPQYEKQLKTPAEIFSKYFLRIHVKDQVGAFAKITTLFSERGVSFEKILQLPLKEDGLAEIVIVTHDASQQDYEEILLQLGDLEIVERVQSSYRVEGEKR; via the coding sequence ATGGAAAAGCCAATTTTTGTTGGGTTGTTAGGATTCGGAACAGTGGGGAGCGGCGTGGTCAAAATTATTGAAAACCATCAGGAAAAGTTGATGCATCAAGTCGGGTGTCCGGTGAAGGTGAAAAAAATCCTTGTCCGGGATGTACAGAAACCGCGCGATGTCGCCGTTGACCTGTCGCTCCTTACGACGAGTGCGGCTGAGGTGATTGACGATCCGGACATTGATGTCATTATCGAAGTGATGGGCGGCATTGAGGAGACAAAAGAGCTGCTATTGCGGGCGCTGCGGCAACGAAAGCATGTCGTGACCGCCAATAAAGACTTAATGGCCGTCTACGGGTCGGAGCTGCTTCGGGTGGCGGCGGAATACCGCTGTGATTTGTTCTACGAAGCGAGCGTCGCCGGCGGCATTCCGATTTTGCGCAGCTTGGTCGACGGGCTGGCGTCGGACCGGATTACGAAGCTGATGGGCATTGTGAACGGGACGACGAACTACATTTTGACGAAAATGTCGCAAAACGGCGCTTCCTATGAGGACGTGCTCGCCGAAGCGCAGGCGCTCGGGTTCGCGGAAGCCGACCCGACATCGGACGTCGAAGGGCTCGATGCGGCGCGAAAAATGGCCATTTTGGCCCGCCTTGGCTTTTCGATGGACATCGATTTGGACGATGTGCAAGTGAAAGGCATCACCCAAGTGACGGAGGAAGACTTGAACTATGGGAAGCGGCTCGGCTACACGATGAAATTGATCGGCATCGCTCAGCGCGACGGGCAGAAGGTCGAGGTGAGCGTTCAGCCGACGTTTTTGCCGGATTCGCATCCGTTGGCGTCCGTGCACAACGAATACAATGCGGTGTACGTATACGGCGAAGCGGTCGGAGAGACGATGTTTTACGGGCCGGGGGCGGGCAGCTTGCCGACGGCGACGGCGGTTGTCTCCGACTTGGTCGCAGTGATGAAAAATATGCGCCTTGGCGTAAACGGCCATTATGCGGTGTCTCCGCAATATGAAAAACAGTTGAAGACACCGGCGGAAATTTTTTCGAAATACTTTTTGCGCATTCATGTGAAAGACCAAGTGGGCGCGTTTGCCAAAATTACAACGTTGTTTTCCGAGCGCGGGGTGAGCTTTGAGAAAATTTTGCAATTGCCGCTGAAAGAGGATGGCCTGGCGGAAATCGTCATCGTCACGCATGACGCCTCCCAGCAAGACTACGAAGAGATTTTGCTGCAGCTCGGCGATTTGGAAATTGTTGAGCGGGTGCAAAGCTCGTATCGAGTGGAAGGAGAGAAACGGTAA
- the yutH gene encoding spore coat putative kinase YutH, which produces MEAWVREQYSMRVERFERRGMHTAFWHKQERFLIVSADGQSEAEMEERQQMSRYLRAKGVDGVGELVKTTSGTYIAPYNGQPLALVRAPLPAARFRSLGRELAVMHECGRTCPWPIVACRRIGQWRELWAKRIDQMEAFWSSKLAAGPSSPFDRLFIESFPYYLGLAENAVQYVADTEIDEEPGRIDYAAFCHERLPEAKWAGGIEAKLPTDWVYDHCARDLAEWVRHLYEKSGLGCQRAVRQFFQEYEHASPLSPFAWRLVYARLLFPLSYFECVEAYYIAVDESEQTRREGELRRLLERSHEYERFLASFAKIAGISNRIRLPAVEWLPPA; this is translated from the coding sequence ATGGAAGCTTGGGTGCGTGAACAGTATAGCATGCGCGTCGAACGCTTCGAACGAAGAGGGATGCATACCGCGTTTTGGCATAAGCAGGAGCGTTTCCTCATTGTTTCCGCTGATGGGCAAAGCGAAGCGGAAATGGAAGAGCGCCAGCAAATGAGCCGCTATTTGCGGGCAAAAGGAGTGGACGGCGTCGGAGAACTGGTCAAAACGACGTCCGGAACGTATATCGCCCCCTATAATGGACAGCCGTTGGCGCTCGTTCGTGCTCCGCTTCCGGCGGCCCGCTTTCGTTCACTCGGAAGGGAATTGGCGGTGATGCATGAATGCGGAAGAACATGTCCATGGCCGATCGTCGCATGCCGGCGCATCGGCCAATGGCGCGAATTGTGGGCGAAGCGGATCGATCAAATGGAGGCGTTTTGGTCGAGCAAGCTCGCTGCTGGACCGTCGTCGCCGTTTGATCGGCTGTTTATCGAATCGTTCCCGTATTATTTAGGCTTGGCGGAAAACGCGGTGCAGTATGTGGCGGATACCGAGATTGACGAAGAACCAGGGCGCATCGATTACGCGGCATTTTGCCATGAGCGTCTCCCCGAGGCGAAGTGGGCTGGGGGGATCGAAGCGAAGCTGCCGACCGACTGGGTGTATGACCATTGCGCCCGCGATTTGGCGGAATGGGTGCGCCATTTGTACGAAAAGAGCGGACTTGGCTGTCAGCGGGCGGTGCGGCAGTTTTTTCAAGAGTATGAACATGCGTCGCCGCTGTCGCCGTTTGCTTGGAGACTCGTTTACGCCAGGCTGTTGTTTCCGCTTTCCTATTTTGAATGTGTCGAGGCATATTATATCGCAGTGGATGAGAGTGAACAGACAAGGCGGGAGGGGGAGTTGCGGCGCTTGCTGGAGCGATCGCATGAATATGAACGGTTTTTGGCTTCGTTTGCCAAGATCGCCGGCATCTCAAACCGCATCCGCCTGCCGGCGGTCGAGTGGCTGCCGCCGGCGTAA
- a CDS encoding YutD family protein, translated as MICINNHCYELVENVKNAFNEEAFRARYADILAKYDYIVGDWGYNQLRLRGFFDDHNQKATYDTKISTLSEYLYEYCNFGCAYFVLRKVKR; from the coding sequence GTGATTTGCATTAACAATCATTGTTACGAACTGGTGGAAAATGTGAAAAACGCCTTTAATGAAGAAGCCTTTCGCGCCCGATATGCGGACATTTTGGCGAAGTACGACTACATTGTCGGGGACTGGGGGTACAACCAGCTCCGGCTGCGCGGGTTTTTTGATGACCATAACCAAAAAGCGACGTACGATACGAAAATCAGCACGTTGTCCGAATATTTGTATGAATATTGCAACTTCGGCTGCGCGTATTTTGTGCTGCGCAAGGTGAAACGGTAA
- a CDS encoding TIGR01457 family HAD-type hydrolase — translation MKRYNGYLIDLDGTMYRGTECIAEARMFVNELHRRGIPYLFVTNNSSRTPAQVAEKLRSFGVPAEEKHVFTTSQATANYIFEKKPDASVYVIGEEGLQTALADKGFRLAGEDADVVVIGIDRQITYEKFAVACLAVRNGAMFISTNGDIALPTERGLLPGNGALTSVVAVSTQVKPTFIGKPEKIIMEQALKVLGVPKEDVLMIGDYYETDILAGMNAGIDTLLVHTGVTTKDMLARCERMPTYTADSLLEWLDRL, via the coding sequence TTGAAACGATACAACGGCTACCTCATCGATTTGGACGGGACGATGTATCGCGGCACCGAATGCATCGCTGAGGCGCGGATGTTCGTCAACGAGCTGCACCGCCGCGGCATTCCGTATTTGTTTGTCACGAACAATTCGTCGCGCACACCGGCGCAAGTAGCGGAAAAATTGCGTTCGTTCGGCGTGCCGGCCGAGGAGAAGCATGTGTTTACGACAAGCCAGGCGACGGCGAATTACATTTTTGAAAAAAAACCGGATGCTTCCGTGTATGTGATCGGCGAGGAAGGGCTCCAAACCGCCTTGGCGGACAAAGGATTCCGTTTGGCCGGCGAAGATGCGGATGTCGTCGTCATCGGGATTGATCGGCAAATTACATACGAAAAGTTCGCTGTCGCTTGTCTGGCTGTCCGAAATGGAGCGATGTTCATCTCAACGAACGGCGACATCGCCTTGCCGACGGAGCGGGGGCTTTTGCCGGGCAACGGGGCTCTGACGTCGGTCGTCGCCGTATCGACGCAGGTGAAGCCGACATTTATCGGCAAGCCGGAAAAAATTATTATGGAGCAGGCGCTCAAAGTGCTCGGCGTCCCGAAGGAGGACGTGCTGATGATCGGCGACTATTATGAAACGGATATTTTAGCCGGCATGAACGCTGGCATTGATACGCTTTTAGTCCATACGGGCGTGACGACAAAAGACATGCTCGCCCGCTGCGAACGGATGCCGACGTATACGGCCGATTCGCTTTTGGAATGGCTTGACCGCTTGTAA
- a CDS encoding 2-hydroxyacid dehydrogenase, with the protein MTKPYVFIARKLPEDVVAPLLTIAEVEMWPHEDMAVPHDVLVEKAKRATAILPMVSDPIDETVLSAGSALKVVANMGVGYDNIDVAAATHRGILVCNTPDVLTDTTADLTFALLLATARRLVEAAEFLKEGKWKSWSPFLLAGADVHHKTIGIVGMGNIGQAVAKRAKGFDMNILYYNRSRRPEAEEKLGAVYRPFADLLSESDFVVCLTPLTSETRRLFNREAFRQMKKSAIFINAARGAVVDEQALYEALVGGEIAAAGLDVFENEPVAADHPLVSLPNVVALPHIGSATYETRRAMMTLARDNIIAVLEGRPPLTPVNRIS; encoded by the coding sequence ATGACGAAGCCGTATGTATTCATTGCGCGAAAATTGCCCGAGGACGTGGTCGCGCCGCTTTTGACCATCGCTGAAGTAGAAATGTGGCCCCATGAAGATATGGCTGTGCCGCACGATGTGCTCGTGGAAAAGGCGAAAAGAGCGACGGCCATCTTGCCGATGGTGTCTGATCCGATCGATGAAACTGTGCTGTCTGCCGGTTCGGCGCTGAAAGTGGTCGCCAATATGGGCGTCGGCTACGATAACATTGATGTAGCGGCGGCGACCCATCGCGGCATTCTCGTTTGCAATACACCCGATGTATTGACCGATACGACGGCCGATTTGACGTTTGCTTTGTTGTTGGCCACCGCCCGCCGCCTTGTCGAAGCGGCTGAATTTTTGAAGGAAGGAAAATGGAAAAGCTGGAGCCCGTTTTTGCTGGCCGGCGCCGATGTCCATCATAAAACGATCGGCATCGTCGGCATGGGGAACATCGGTCAGGCCGTGGCGAAACGGGCGAAGGGGTTTGACATGAACATTCTGTATTACAACCGCTCCCGCCGTCCGGAGGCGGAAGAGAAGCTTGGCGCCGTCTACCGCCCGTTCGCTGACTTGCTTTCAGAGAGCGATTTTGTCGTCTGCTTGACGCCGCTTACCTCCGAGACGCGCCGTTTGTTCAACCGCGAGGCGTTCCGGCAAATGAAGAAGTCCGCGATTTTCATTAACGCGGCGCGCGGAGCGGTCGTCGATGAACAGGCGTTGTATGAGGCGCTGGTCGGCGGGGAGATCGCCGCGGCCGGGCTGGATGTATTTGAAAACGAGCCGGTCGCGGCCGATCATCCGCTCGTTTCGCTTCCGAACGTCGTCGCCTTGCCGCATATCGGCAGCGCCACGTACGAAACGCGGCGCGCTATGATGACATTGGCGCGCGACAACATCATCGCCGTGCTCGAAGGCCGGCCGCCGCTGACGCCGGTGAACCGGATCTCGTAA
- a CDS encoding M23 family metallopeptidase — MHRWLAAISAAAMLWIAAGAASAAEQEEAVYEKRMELYKKAEAVSLIPWHYFAAIDQYERNVRQVRGDLPKPAGVLGIYMKPEIWAGPLNKNPHDTNPFTISQFGGLGVDGDGDGYARADDDDDVIMAMARYLQTYGIDHRHIKIALWNYYQRAKTVDLILGKARIYKKYQTLKLDNHVFPLPLRANYSYRDTWGDARGWGGRRIHEGTDIFAGYGVPVRSTCYGIVELKGWNKYGGWRVGIRDINNTYHYFAHLNGFAADLREGQIVEPGTIIGSVGSSGYGPPGTAGKFPPHLHYGMYKDNGYTEWAFDPYPHLKAWERAERQQRRR; from the coding sequence GTGCATCGATGGCTTGCCGCCATATCGGCGGCAGCGATGCTGTGGATCGCCGCCGGCGCGGCTTCCGCGGCAGAACAGGAAGAGGCGGTGTATGAAAAGCGGATGGAGCTGTACAAAAAGGCTGAAGCCGTTTCCTTGATCCCGTGGCATTACTTTGCGGCCATTGACCAGTATGAGCGAAACGTCCGGCAAGTCCGCGGCGACCTGCCCAAGCCAGCCGGTGTTCTCGGCATTTATATGAAGCCGGAAATATGGGCCGGACCGCTGAACAAAAACCCGCACGATACGAACCCGTTTACGATCTCCCAGTTTGGCGGCCTTGGCGTGGACGGCGACGGCGACGGCTATGCGCGGGCGGACGACGACGACGATGTGATCATGGCCATGGCCCGCTATTTGCAAACGTACGGCATCGATCACCGCCATATCAAAATCGCGCTTTGGAACTATTACCAACGCGCCAAGACCGTCGACTTGATTTTAGGAAAGGCAAGAATTTACAAAAAATATCAGACGTTGAAATTGGACAACCACGTGTTTCCGCTTCCGCTGCGGGCCAATTACAGCTACCGCGATACATGGGGAGATGCGCGCGGCTGGGGCGGGCGGCGCATTCATGAAGGAACCGATATTTTCGCCGGCTACGGCGTTCCGGTGCGCTCGACGTGCTACGGCATCGTCGAGCTGAAGGGGTGGAACAAATACGGCGGCTGGCGCGTCGGCATCCGCGACATCAACAACACGTACCATTACTTCGCCCATTTGAACGGCTTCGCCGCCGATCTTCGCGAGGGGCAAATCGTCGAGCCGGGGACGATCATCGGCTCGGTCGGCAGCTCTGGCTACGGTCCGCCCGGCACGGCAGGGAAATTTCCGCCCCATCTTCACTACGGCATGTACAAAGACAACGGCTATACCGAATGGGCGTTTGACCCGTACCCGCACCTAAAAGCATGGGAGCGGGCCGAGCGGCAACAACGGCGCCGCTAG
- a CDS encoding ABC transporter ATP-binding protein, which yields MLKVDGIDVFYGNIHALKGVSLEVNKGEIVTLIGANGAGKTTLLKTISGLLRPKNGDIVYEGASIAGKAAQAIVKQGISHVPEGRRVFANMTVEENLELGAFLRKDKEGIQQDFAKVFQLFPRLEERRKQLAGTLSGGEQQMLAIGRALMARPKLLLLDEPSMGLAPLLVKTIFRIIQEINESGTTILLVEQNAHMALSIAHRAYVLESGRVVLSGTASELQASEQVKQAYLGGH from the coding sequence ATGTTGAAAGTGGATGGAATCGATGTATTTTACGGCAACATTCATGCCTTAAAAGGCGTATCGCTTGAGGTGAACAAAGGCGAGATCGTCACGCTGATCGGAGCGAACGGTGCGGGGAAAACGACGCTTCTGAAAACCATTTCCGGGCTGCTTAGGCCGAAAAACGGCGACATCGTGTATGAGGGAGCCTCGATCGCCGGCAAGGCGGCGCAGGCGATCGTCAAGCAAGGCATTTCCCACGTGCCGGAAGGGCGGCGCGTTTTCGCCAATATGACGGTCGAGGAAAACTTGGAGCTCGGCGCGTTTTTGCGCAAAGACAAAGAAGGCATTCAACAAGACTTTGCCAAAGTCTTTCAGCTGTTCCCGCGCCTTGAGGAGCGGCGCAAGCAGCTGGCCGGAACGCTTTCGGGCGGCGAACAGCAAATGCTCGCCATCGGCCGCGCGCTCATGGCGCGCCCGAAGCTGCTCTTGCTTGACGAACCGTCAATGGGGCTCGCGCCGCTTTTGGTCAAAACCATTTTCCGCATCATTCAGGAAATCAACGAGTCGGGGACGACGATTTTGCTTGTCGAGCAAAACGCTCATATGGCGCTCTCGATCGCGCATCGCGCCTATGTCCTCGAATCGGGCCGCGTCGTCTTGTCGGGAACGGCGAGCGAGCTGCAGGCGAGCGAGCAGGTGAAGCAGGCGTATTTGGGCGGGCATTGA